The DNA window tttgtaatgttacgtaaatggaaaaaagctgtccttgaaacagtcttgatatgttcgtcaaaagagagatcagggtccagagtaacgccgaggtccttcacagttttatttgagacgactgtacaaccatcaagattaattgtcagattcaacagaagatctctttgcttcttgggacctagaacaaacaTCACTGTTTTGTCCGAGTCTAAaagcagccatccacttccttatgtatgaaacacaggcttctagcgagggcaatttttgggtttcaccatgtttcattgaaatgtacagctgtgtgtcatccgcatagcagtgaaagttaacattatgttttcgaattacatgcccaagaggtaaaatatatagtgaaaacaatagtgctcctaaaacggaaccttgaggaacacccaaatttacagttgatttgtcagagttGTCagaggtatggttctcaatcagggacagctgtctctcagctgtctatcgttgtctctgattgggaatcatacttaggcagcctttttcccctttgtcattgtgggaagttgtctttgttaggggctTTATAACCCTTGTAAGCTTCATGTGCAGTTCAGTCAGATGCCCTTACAGAATGCACATCTTACCTGTTATTTTGCAGATTTGgctgcactctcagaccagcctctctcattGATAGACCATGATTTATTACATGATCAATTATAGTAGCCCTACTCTCATCTGAGGCTACAGCTCATGATCTTCCTCTCAGTCTTCTTCCACCACGCATACgtattcctctccctctcccagccactCAAAGTTTTGTTGCTTTGCATTATTTACCATCTTGTGCTAAGAAGTGCAATGCCATAGAGAGGTTCTTAATTATTGCATTTTAAACAGGTAACAAACAGACAAATATAAGAAATGAGCAGTTTGTGAGATATCGCTCTTCctgtcttcggaaagtattcagaccccttgactttttcctaattttgttacgttacagccttattctaaaatggattaaaataataataatcgtcagcaatctacacacaacaccccataatgacaaagcaaaaacagggttttcaacatttttgcaaatttatcacaaatgaaaaacagaaataccttatttacataagtaccctttgctatgagattcgaaaattgagctcagttgcatcctgtttccattgatcatccttgagatgtttctacaacttgattggagtccacctgtggtaaattcaattgattggacatgatttgggaaggcacacacctgtcccacagttgacagtgcctgtcaaagcaaaaaccaaaccatgaggtcaaaggaattgtccatagagctccgagacaggattgtgtcgaggcacagatctggggaagggtaccaaaacatttattcagcaatgaaggtccccaagaacacagtggcctccgtcatttttaaatggaataagtttggaactaccaaacaatcgggggagaagggccttggtcagggaggtgaccaagaacctaatggtcactctgacaaagctcccgaattcctttgtggagatgggaggagcttccagaaagacaaccatctctgcagcactctaccaatcaggcctttatggtcagaCGGAtctactcctcagtaaatggcacatgacagcccgcttggagtttaccaaaaggcagttgaaaactctcagaccatgagaaacaagattctctggtctgatgaaaccaagattgaactttttgggctgagtgccaagcatcatgtctggaagaaacctggcaccatctctacggtgaaacatggtggtggcagcatcatgctgtgggggtgtttttcagcgacagggactgggagactagtcgggatcgagggaaagatgaacggagcaaagtacagagagaacattgatgaaaacctgctccggggCGCTCAGGACTGGGAtgaaggttaaccttccaacaggacaacgaccctaagcacacagccaagacaacgcaggagtctctgaatgtccttgagtggcccagccagagcccggacttgaaatcAACCGAACAtttctagagagacctgaaaatagctgtttagcaatgctccccatccaacctgacagcttgggaggatctgcagagaagaatgggagaaactccccaaatacaggtgtgccaagcttgtagcgtcatacccaaaaagactctaggctgtaattgctgccaaatgtgcttcaacaaagtactgagtaaagggtctgaatacttatgtaaatgtgatatttcagttatttatttttaataaatttgctaaaatttagattgatgagggggaaaaacgatttaatacattttagaataaggctgtaacctaataaAATGTGGGGAAAGTAAATGGTCACTGTATGTCTTGTCTTCACCATCAAAGAAGTAAGCTAACTTGAATCTCAGCCCCTGTTTAGTAAGGCTGTCACATACATTAAATGGGATCAAGCATTAGCCCAGATCATATGGGCATGATTGCTAAAGGAGGAGTCATTCAGGCATTACAGTAAGTCGACATTTAGTAATCTGCTTCTAAGGTTAGAACTCACATGCCCTTGTTTTCCTTGGTTTCCACAGTCATGGTACTTCTCATTCATACATTGTTGAGGAATGTATGTTGTGTGAATGAGTGGTACCATTACACTCTAAAAACCAAGGAAAACAACTGGACTGCAGTCAGCCAACTACAGTGAAAATATCTGAGATGTGAAAATTTGAGTTTTTTGTCAATGTTGATACATGCAATACTGGGGGCTTTCATGAATGCATGCAAAGCTTGCAGAGCAAATGAAAATGCACCTGCACTTAACTGATGTGGTGGCAGTTATGTGGTCGACTGTAGGCATAATCGACCAATtgtccacatacagtgccttgcgaaagtattcggcccccttgaactttgcgaccttttgccacatttcaggcttcaaacataaagatataaaactgtatttttttgtgaagaatcaacaacaagtgggacacaatcatgaagtggaacaacatttattggatatttcaaacttttttaacaaatcaaaaactgaaaaattgggcgtgctaaattattcagcccccttaagttaatactttgtagcgccaccttttgctgcgattacagctgtaagtcgcttggggtatgtctctatcagttttgcacatcgagagactgaattttttttcccattcctccttgcaaaacagctcgagctcagtgaggttggatggagagcatttgtgaacagcagttttcagttctttccacagattctcgattggattcaggtctggactttgacttggccattctaacacctggatatgtttatttttgaaccattccattgtagattttgctttatgttttggatcattgtcttgttggaagacaaatctccgtcccagtctcaggtcttttgcagactccatcaggttttcttccagaatggtcctgtatttggctccatccatcttcccatcaattttaaccatcttccctgtccctgctgaagaaaagcaggcccaaaccatgatgctgccaccaccatgtttgacagtggggatggtgtgttcagctgtgttgcttttacgccaaacataacgttttgcattgttgccaaaaagttcaattttggtttcatctgaccagagcaccttcttccacatgtttggtgtgtctcccaggtggcttgtggcaaacttgaaacaacactttttatggatatctttaagaaatggctttcttcttgccactcttccataaaggccatatttgtgcaatatacgactgattgttgtcctatggacagagtctcccacctcagctgtagatctctgcagttcatccagagtgatcatgggcctcttggctgcatctctgatcagtcttctccttgtatgagctgaaagtttagagggacggccaggtcttggtagatttgcagtggtctgatactccttccatttcaatattatcgcttgcacagtgctccttgggatgtttaaagcttgggaaatctttttgtatccaaatccggctttaaacttcttcacaacagtatctcggacctgcctggtgtgttccttgttcttcatgatgctctctgcgcttttaacggacctctgagactatcacagtgcaggtgcatttatacggagacttgattacacacaggtggattgtatttatcatcattagtcatttaggtcaacattggatcattcagagatcctcactgaacttctggagagagtttgctgcactgaaagtaaaggggctgaataattttgcacgcccaatttttcagtttttgatttgttaaaaaagtttgaaatatccaataaatgtcgttccacttcatgattgtgtcccacttgttgttgattcttcacaaaaaaatacagttttatatctttatgtttgaagcctgaaatgtggcaaaaggtcgcaaagttcaagggggccgaatactttcgcaaggcactgtaattgctAGAGTGATAACTTAAAAACATTAAACATTATTCCCATTATCCCATGCCTTAATCAAGTGTATGTTATTCTTTAAAAGATTAAGATAATAATGATGTCTACATTTTAAATTGTATTCACTATAGGGACGACAGCTACAATCTGCCAGAAGTGTTGCAGTCCCCCACAAAGGTTGGTTGAAGTAACTGTTACACTTTATTTCAAGTTCATGTTCATTTCTATTGATTTACTATTTAGTAACAAAGTATATGgtaacgcgcacacacacgcgcacacacacacacacacacacgcacacgcacacgcacgcgcacacgcacgcacacgcacgcacgcacgcacacacacgcacacacgcgcacacacacgcacacacacacacacgcgcacacacaaacacacacacacgcacacacacacgcacacacacacacacgcgcacacacgcacacacgcgcacacacacgcacacacacacacacgcgcacacacaaacacacacacacgcacacacacacgcacacgcacatacacgcgcacacacacacgcacacacacccacacacacgcgcacacacaaacacacgcgcacacacaaacacacacacaaacacacacacacacacgcacacacacacgcgcacacacacgcgcacacacgcacgcacacacacacacacacacacacacacacacacacacacacacacacacacacacacacacacacacacacacacacacacacacaaaagtggaCAACATGGGTGTTTCATTGCTGATGCAAACCTGTGTTTTCCTCTTACTGTACTGAAGCAAAGACAGAACCCATTCAACAGCACACCACTTACACCTGAAACTTTGGAGGAAACAGACAGCCAGTTACCCAATGAAGCAATGGAGCAAACCAAGACACCTGACGGGGGTGAGCTCCTTACCTGTACATTATCTGTGGGTGTCATTTTAGTATCCAAGAATAAACTGAAAAAGGACATCAAGTGAATATATGGATTTGGTAATAACACTTCATTtgaatggtctgtcataatgtctATGTAAGGTGGTCATAAACATGACTTAATGCTACGCCGCATGTTGCACCAAAAATGTTCTGAAACCTTACAGCTGAGAAGTTAGTTACTTTAATGAATCTTACTGTAAGTTGTGTTTTTAGCAGTCTTATGTTAATGATATCACGGAACATTCAAAAATGTTCAAATACATACCAATCACTGACATATTGTTTTATGGTTCCTATGCCAAGTCACCACCATTTTAGTGAAACATTTTGAGGTTGTGGTTTCGATTTGGCGTCATGTAATTTGCACGTTTACTACAGTAATTCAGGATTCATGATTCAACTGTAACACATCATGTGTTGTGTTTTTAATGGAGTGGACAGCTAGATGGACAAACAGTCAAAGCATTTTCCTTGCAAACAACCGTAAGTCTGGTGAACTGATCCCATTGAAAGCCATGCGTGTAAACCCTCTCCTGGGCTTTCGGTATTTCTCCGTTGCTTTTTAAACAGATTGCTAGCATGTTCTCCTTGCATGATTGTTGTAAGCATGTATTTTTGTCATGAACATAATATGTATGTTGTATTTCTTCCACCTTTCTTTCATAACATTCTCATAAGAAGGGAAGAGGAAAACACAGTTCCCATTAGCCATTTTGTAGATTTCCAAAACAGAATGCAAGAATGATTACCATTGTTCATTCTCATTGTTTGGCTAAAAGATTAACCTGCATTTCCCTTGTATAATAACTAATGGTCTAGTATTTAGGCAAACTTCAGTTTTGTAACTACAGTGCTTGAGCCAGTTGCCCTTAAATTCAAGACGTGCAACAATAGTGTGGCAATTTCTCAAAGTATGTGCTCTGAAACAATTGCATTTCATGAAATGAGCCAATTAGTATCTAGCAACCAGTCAGGTTTTTCCCAGAAGGAAGGCGAGCCAAAGGGGGAGGTATGCAAATACAGACTAGCAGAGGGATTACGCATAAAGACATGTACCCTGACTCCAAAGCCCTAAGCTGCAATGCATGACTTGTCTGTGCTGGAGATCCTTAATATTTCCCCCATGTTTTTCAAGGAATCTAGGCACTaactacccactgggcaaaaactggttgaatcaacgttgtttccacatcattccAAACCAAAAAATGTCATGTGttgacgttgaatcaacatggaaaactgattggatttgaaagaAGTTATCAATTTAAtggaatttcatatttttttcacccaacttttaacctaaatccaatgacatggtgacatttttgattgaattcacattagttgacaacttaaccaaatgtaaatcaaaactagacattgaactgacgactgtgcccagtgggtatttTTTAACATTCTCTCATGTAGAATAATCTCCCAAGCTATTATGAAaatcataataataacaataaccatGAAGGAATTAAACCAAGAAAGTAATCCGATGGAAATGTACTAAATGTCCCTAGCCCCACCACCCAATTAATGTATTTGCATTTACATTGGGATCCATTGTATGTTTGTGGTGTTAACCATAAGACTTCATTGTCATCGCTTCTTGAAACATGCTTGCTTTATCCACCTGTTTTGTGCCCTAATTTTCTATCCACCACCCCCCATTGTCTTTCCCCCAGAGTTTCTACCACCATCTGAGTTCTGCGTTGCTCATCTAACTAACTTAAAATCGATCTGTTCCGAAAACATCCAGAGTGCACCTCTGCGCATGCCTGTCCCCAAAACGAGAACAATCATTAACAGATCCCAGGACTCTCTCTTGGAGAGCCCAGCAGCCAGACAGGCCAGCAGCCAGACAGCCCAGCAGCCAGACAGCCCAGCAGCCAGACAGGCCAGCTTTCCCGCCCCTAGGAGCATCCTCAAACAAAGTAGCTCCACTGACTTTCTTCAGTTCCGAAACGTCTGCAGCTGCCAGCCAGAACCACAATGTCCACAAACGCTGCACTTCAGTAACGGGGTCTTAGAGCCATCTTTAGACACCTGGCctgctaaagagagagagaccctggtCTGGATAGACAGGAAACAGGTGAGATTCGGCCTAGCAGTGAGCAGGAGCAGCATGGAGTGGCCCACTGAGATGCAGGATGGAAAGGAGCTGGGCGAACACAGTCTCCTGGATTTGGACTGTACAAGCCccccagagggagaggaggagacggggcAGTCAGACAAAAGTGGCATCAACAGTggtattgaccagggtgatcacGGACCACTAAAGGAAGACATTGAGGTTTTGACAGCTGTAGGTTCACCTTGCTGGCTCCAACAGCCCATTCATGATATGCAGAGACAGGTGGACATAGGTGAGGGTCTGAGTTGCAAAGAGAAGCCAGATATAAGATGCCTAGACACAGGCCCAGCCCAGGTCCCTGCTGGTAAGGCTAGTGCATCTCCATTTAATTCATTTGATGATTTTATTAATTAATTCAATctatcagtcaacaatcaacccattaATCTATTCAAATATTTGTAGTGAGGAGTGCAGAGAATGATTTTAGGTTTGTATTCAATTAATTTAGGAAATACAACTTTATAAACTACTCACCATGTTTGTATTGTAAGATCTGTTTTTAATCACTAACCTGCTTGCTTTCATACATGAATGTACACATTCATTTATTGTATGATGATAATATTTGCTGATGGTGATTGGTGAATTTGGACTGCAAGGAATGTGCTCTTTTTTTCATTGGTGGTTCATTTCAGACTTTGAAATTATATGGTTGTCTAATGTTTTATAAATCATTTTCTTCTTACTGCTATTGCTCATCATTATACTGACTTGTAGATGACATAGTTGAATTCAATAATTTGCTTGATTATTTATTGCTCTGTTCAAATGTAGGATCTGAATTTGATtattcttttgttgctgagaattttcctggttgtagtatatttgagttttaaaaaaggCTTCCAAAAtgtgtaacgagtttcgtcttcatacgaaggagagtcggaccaaaatgcagcgtgtggtttacgatccatgtttattaaaaatacgaaacacgaatctccaatacaatactaccaaaacgtaacgaaaccctaaacagcctatctggtgaaaaaacacatagacaggaacaatcacccacaaacacacagtgaaacccaggctacctaaatatggttcccaatcagagactgCTTGCTTTCATACATGAATGTACACATTCATTTATTGTATGATGATAATATTTGCTGATGGTGATTGGTGAAtttggcagatctggaagagtctggtcgactggcagctctggctgctccatgctgactggctgctccatgatgactggtagctctggctgctccatgctgactggctgctccatgctgactggcagctctggctgctccatgctgactgcaAGGAATGTGctctctggcggctccttgcagactggcagctttggcggcatcctggaCAGGCAGCTGGTTcatggcagctccatgcagactttGAAAGCTCCATATAGCTGGTTGTCTGTAATGTTTTATAAATCATTTTGGCACTTGGTACTTACTGCTATTGCTCATCATTATACTGActtcgccctgccagtgcggcgatgACATAGTTGAATTCAATAATTTGCTTGATTATTTATTGCTCTGTTCAAATGTAGGCGTAGCCATCTGAATTTGATTAttattttgttgctgagaattttcctggttgtagtatatttgagtttgtggtttacgatccatgtttattaaaaatacgaaacacgaatctccaatacaatactaccaaaacgtaacgaaaccctaaacaacctatctggtgaaaaaacacattccaggctacctaaataaatcagagacaatgattgagAACCAtgtagaactggacaaactagacatgtaacatagaatgcccactcagatcacaccctgaccaaccaaaacattacaaagtaaactatggtcagggcgtgacaaaatgtgtcatttccactttaaacttctgacttgatttgccctaatgaaaaatatatcaacccctgcaaaaatgtccattcattataatccacataataattcacatttcctgttgctgcaggattattttcctgctgtagcaaactggctcaaattaagatcctacatttgtatgTCAGCAAATACAAGTGATGAGAAATCCAAGTTGTTTTGATTTCCTTTACAGATCAACTTGACCATCGTCATGCTGAGTCCCTTACCCTTCAGGTGTCCGACCTCCGTTGTGCTGAGCAAGAGACAGGTAAGCCCATTCTCTTGGGGGCCGCGGCCCAGGGGATCTCCCCCACCAAGATAACAGAGGAGGACGCTCAATCCATGGCTAAGGTTCGCGACTGGTTCAGCTGGAACCTGGGAAGCTGTGACAAGCCACAGGTTCAGCTCCCCCAACAACCCAGTGATGAACCAGTGACTCCTGTCGACATCATCACAGATGAGATGCCAAGTGAAGCTGCCTCTAAGAAGCCATCTAGTCGTGTGTCTCCAAAGCCTCGGAGACGGCTCCTAGGGATATTTAGTAGATGGGAAGCAAGAGAAGAGAAAATCCCTGAGCCGCAAAGCCCAGTTAAAGAGGAGGTGGTTCTCTGTGAACAGAAAGAGCTTGACGACACCACCCTGAACATCGTCTTCTGCCAGTCCAGTGTGAATACTTATTCTGACCAGCAGCAAGACCTGCATAAATGTGCTACTGACAAACAGTCAGCTAAAAATGAGAAGACACCGGAGGTTAGAGAACTAGTGCTTAAAAAAGAAATAGACCAAACTCAACAGGAGCCACAGGGGAGTGCATGTGGAGTAGATGCGTTACCAGATAAACTCTCCAACTTGAAATCATTTTGGGAAAGAGAAATTGGCCCTAAAATACTGCTCAGTAAACTAAGCACTGATACAATGAGGTGTGAAGTACTTGTCAGTGCTGGGGATACTTGTGACCAAAAAATGCATGATTTTGGTAAAGATTTTGCCAAGGCTGAGACTGTTGAAGCATCATCATCTTTTCAAAATATTCAGCTTCACCTCGACACTAGTGGCATGAGAAAGTCCAATATCTTTGGAGCAAAAAGCAATGATAGTAATGACTCACATAGGCTGATTAACGATCCCTTCTCCCAAAAGGTGGAAACCTCAGAGCAGTGGAACATAGACCTCAGTGCTGCTCTGTCATATGACGAAAAGTCCTCATCTTCCGTTGAAAGTAACTACATGTTAAAAACATCAGGTGACAATGGTACATTCAGGGATAAATCCATCCTTATCTGTGAAGATAATTCCAGTTCATCCGTGGGCTTGACAGTGCCTTCTCAGACAGTCCAGCCAGATGAGAAGGTGGACATTCCTTTATATGTCTCTCCATCCAGTACCCGTACAAGCCGGCAGGGGCGTGTCCCAGTGCCCCTTGTTAGACGTTCCCTCAGTCAACAGGAAAGCAGAAAGGCCAAGATCAATAACCTCAAGTCCTTCTGGGAGAAGGAGAATAGTGGACCAAGGGTCATTGTTGGCAAACCAAAGGAGGCTTTAGATAGTCAAACCCATCCGTTTTCAGAAACACCTCCAGTCCACCACTCAATTGCCACTTCTCAGTCTAGTCTAAGAACAATTGAAACTGACCCAGGGAAGGGTGACTGTGACAAGCAAAGCTCTTCCTTATACGGGGTTAAGGCCAGCGCCTCCGACTTGTCCATGGCTGAAAGAATAGAAAAGGGTTTCATCAAGTGGAGTTCAAACTCATCACTACCGAGTAGTCACTGTAGTGTTGGCGATGTTGATTCTATAAATCAGCAAGATTCATGTAAGATGGAAACAGGGCCAACCCTGAATCAAGAAAGACCCTTAAGTCCTAAAACACCTATGCCTAGATCTGAAATTCCAAAGTGGAAAGACAAAACTGACGATGAACTTAAGAGAAGTCCTTCAAAGACCTGTCATCCAAAAGCCCTGCCCAGAGGTTCATCCACTTTCCAAGGAGCCAGGCGTGATAGTTCTCCATTTAAATCCTTCTCCATAGACATTGCCTCACCCACAAGGGAGCATCAGGATGATCCAGAGAGAGCAACACCAGTGGTTCAACAGAGAAAAGGACTCTCACATGAAGCAATGCAGTCAGGATCAGAGTCCACCAAACATACCCTAGGAATCATGTCTACATCTCCACAGTTTAGATCTGAAGAGAAGGGTCAGGATCGCCTGACGTTTCCACGTAGAGGCTCGGCACAGAGCTCACTAACTTCTATGATGTCCCCGCTATCACCTACTAGGTCGCTCCCTTGCCC is part of the Oncorhynchus clarkii lewisi isolate Uvic-CL-2024 chromosome 10, UVic_Ocla_1.0, whole genome shotgun sequence genome and encodes:
- the LOC139418050 gene encoding synaptotagmin-like protein 2 isoform X1 produces the protein MIDLSYLTEEEQEMILSVLKRDTDLKRAEEQRVKNLQKQERDKGKLKYLTGEWFYETKSRRHRDRIHGSDIIRASISRRKPVTILELSQMWAERPSFVNSENQDVYVPPELSGLLEEPLAQHKNYYRDDSYNLPEVLQSPTKQRQNPFNSTPLTPETLEETDSQLPNEAMEQTKTPDGDQLDHRHAESLTLQVSDLRCAEQETGKPILLGAAAQGISPTKITEEDAQSMAKVRDWFSWNLGSCDKPQVQLPQQPSDEPVTPVDIITDEMPSEAASKKPSSRVSPKPRRRLLGIFSRWEAREEKIPEPQSPVKEEVVLCEQKELDDTTLNIVFCQSSVNTYSDQQQDLHKCATDKQSAKNEKTPEVRELVLKKEIDQTQQEPQGSACGVDALPDKLSNLKSFWEREIGPKILLSKLSTDTMRCEVLVSAGDTCDQKMHDFGKDFAKAETVEASSSFQNIQLHLDTSGMRKSNIFGAKSNDSNDSHRLINDPFSQKVETSEQWNIDLSAALSYDEKSSSSVESNYMLKTSGDNGTFRDKSILICEDNSSSSVGLTVPSQTVQPDEKVDIPLYVSPSSTRTSRQGRVPVPLVRRSLSQQESRKAKINNLKSFWEKENSGPRVIVGKPKEALDSQTHPFSETPPVHHSIATSQSSLRTIETDPGKGDCDKQSSSLYGVKASASDLSMAERIEKGFIKWSSNSSLPSSHCSVGDVDSINQQDSCKMETGPTLNQERPLSPKTPMPRSEIPKWKDKTDDELKRSPSKTCHPKALPRGSSTFQGARRDSSPFKSFSIDIASPTREHQDDPERATPVVQQRKGLSHEAMQSGSESTKHTLGIMSTSPQFRSEEKGQDRLTFPRRGSAQSSLTSMMSPLSPTRSLPCPFRRTSLGNLSVQEGSPHWSSRPNHGDPHIRRAFEAGKIGQQPINRDPGERKLSGASEVSETYLRLARSFIPQSNQHYLGLPEQTHIPQFISDKVGNDHLSPTVPTPLLLSMRSSEGSPSWISPRSMENVDSRLSRGSMPEIWSQSRASSSCQGENSSPIRLEFKQMSSRPLSRSLEDVLSPPKREERSIIDQRSEMTLNVDDVSAVPPSSLLPLHLPPPSTLSVPEQMKNMSKSVSVMQDEKDGRDSDSTSVESLKFSWKKRMGSSLTNLSLSSGMASMSSVSGSVASIYSGVDGDVEVKGTIRFAMNYVQKLGEFHIFVVHCRDLAVAEPKKNRSDPYVKCYLLPDKAKMGKRKASVKKKTLNPTYNEILRFKVTMETLKTQALNVSVWHNDNFGRNSFLGEVDLDLSEWDFSNTQMNDYALKARISTQSLSPSHSQSIDHRGEMRIGLRFLPQISYSKRLSKTETGEVQIWVKDCKNLPAIRGAIIDPFVKCTVLPDTSRKSRQKTRVVKKTANPMFNHTMVYDGFRPDDLREACIEVTVWDHDRLTNHFIGGLRLGLGTGKSYGLEVDWMDSTSEEASLWERMMHSHNEWVEDIIPLRMLIMARGLSK
- the LOC139418050 gene encoding synaptotagmin-like protein 2 isoform X2, translated to MIDLSYLTEEEQEMILSVLKRDTDLKRAEEQRVKNLQKQERDKGKLKYLTGEWFYETKSRRHRDRIHGSDIIRASISRRKPVTILELSQMWAERPSFVNSENQDVYVPPELSGLLEEPLAQHKNYYRDDSYNLPEVLQSPTKQRQNPFNSTPLTPETLEETDSQLPNEAMEQTKTPDGDQLDHRHAESLTLQVSDLRCAEQETGKPILLGAAAQGISPTKITEEDAQSMAKVRDWFSWNLGSCDKPQVQLPQQPSDEPVTPVDIITDEMPSEAASKKPSSRVSPKPRRRLLGIFSRWEAREEKIPEPQSPVKEEVVLCEQKELDDTTLNIVFCQSSVNTYSDQQQDLHKCATDKQSAKNEKTPEVRELVLKKEIDQTQQEPQGSACGVDALPDKLSNLKSFWEREIGPKILLSKLSTDTMRCEVLVSAGDTCDQKMHDFGKDFAKAETVEASSSFQNIQLHLDTSGMRKSNIFGAKSNDSNDSHRLINDPFSQKVETSEQWNIDLSAALSYDEKSSSSVESNYMLKTSGDNGTFRDKSILICEDNSSSSVGLTVPSQTVQPDEKVDIPLYVSPSSTRTSRQGRVPVPLVRRSLSQQESRKAKINNLKSFWEKENSGPRVIVGKPKEALDSQTHPFSETPPVHHSIATSQSSLRTIETDPGKGDCDKQSSSLYGVKASASDLSMAERIEKGFIKWSSNSSLPSSHCSVGDVDSINQQDSCKMETGPTLNQERPLSPKTPMPRSEIPKWKDKTDDELKRSPSKTCHPKALPRGSSTFQGARRDSSPFKSFSIDIASPTREHQDDPERATPVVQQRKGLSHEAMQSGSESTKHTLGIMSTSPQFRSEEKGQDRLTFPRRGSAQSSLTSMMSPLSPTRSLPCPFRRTSLGNLSVQEGSPHWSSRPNHGDPHIRRAFEAGKIGQQPINRDPGERKLSGASEVSETYLRLARSFIPQSNQHYLGLPEQTHIPQFISDKVGNDHLSPTVPTPLLLSMRSSEGSPSWISPRSMENVDSRLSRGSMPEIWSQSRASSSCQGENSSPIRLEFKQMSSRPLSRSLEDVLSPPKREERSIIDQRSEMTLNVDDVSAVPPSSLLPLHLPPPSTLSVPEQMKNMSKSVSVMQDEVSGSVASIYSGVDGDVEVKGTIRFAMNYVQKLGEFHIFVVHCRDLAVAEPKKNRSDPYVKCYLLPDKAKMGKRKASVKKKTLNPTYNEILRFKVTMETLKTQALNVSVWHNDNFGRNSFLGEVDLDLSEWDFSNTQMNDYALKARISTQSLSPSHSQSIDHRGEMRIGLRFLPQISYSKRLSKTETGEVQIWVKDCKNLPAIRGAIIDPFVKCTVLPDTSRKSRQKTRVVKKTANPMFNHTMVYDGFRPDDLREACIEVTVWDHDRLTNHFIGGLRLGLGTGKSYGLEVDWMDSTSEEASLWERMMHSHNEWVEDIIPLRMLIMARGLSK